In the genome of Lathyrus oleraceus cultivar Zhongwan6 chromosome 4, CAAS_Psat_ZW6_1.0, whole genome shotgun sequence, the window ACCAGACTTGTTTTCGTCAATGTTTGAAGTAAGCTTAGGATCATCAGACTTGTTTTCTTCAATGTTTGAAGTAAGCTTAGGATCATCAGACTCGTTTTCTTCAGTGTTTGGAGTAAGCTTAGGATCAGACTTGTTTTGAGGAACCTCTTCTGGGGGATCCACAGACATATCATCATTAGCATGATTGACTTTTTCAAGACTGCTTCCATCACCGTAATTTTCCACTTCGTCAGCAAACAGCACGGTCTGAGGAAATGCAGGAATGTCGGGAATACTAGGTTGTTCGTTGAGAGGGGTGGCGGGCTTTGAATTACTGTTAGCCGCCTTTGAATTCTTGGTGCTAGTTTTTATGCTTCTAAGGCTGTAAGGAGTGGCGGGCTTTGAATTACTGATAGACGCCTTTGAATGGGTGGTGCTAGTTTTTATGCTTCTAAGGCTGTAAGGAGTGGCGGAACGCTCCACCCTTTTGTTGAGCTTAGCGCTATTACTAGATTGCTTGCGCTTGCGCTTCTGATGCGGTGTCGATTTCAAGCTGTTTCAAAACAACAAAGAAACAAACATTCGTAAGCAAAAAAAAATTACAGAAAAATCGCTCAGTTTGGATTTGTTTATTTGAGTTTATCTATTAGCATAAGCACTTGTATAAGCACTTGTGAGACTGGTCGGAAGAGCTTATGAAAACAAATCACATTCAAAGTCTGTGTGGCCTATGCTTATACACAGATCATTCATAATCCAGTAGCAAAACACGAGAATCGTTGGCACTTGCGGGTATCGAACGTGAAACTTTAAGAGAAACACACTCTTAAGTCTCAAGCTTTCACCTACAGGCCAACCCCGGATTCTCTCAAAGATATCTTATCCGAAATAATTTGACTTCATTTTATCTTTGATTATAGAAATAGTTCATACATAAGCTCTTAATAATTAAGTCATTCATCCTAAGTCATAATTTAAGACAAAATCTAAAACAAAATAGAAACATTATAGAGAAGAAGAACAAGGGATTACCCTTCCTCAAAAGCTTGAACAATATCAGGAAGAGCAACCAAATTATCTCGAGGCTCCCAAGTATTTGCTGACTCCTCCCATCCCATCCTTCAATCACAAACAAAACATCATTAAATAAATCACTTTTCTCCTCAAAAATTGCCACCAAAAAATAAAAACTTGAACACTCACCATTTCACAAAGTACTCCAACTTCCCCTGTAAAATCGCGGCAAAAAAAAGGGAGCAAAGGATCAACATCATACTCTAACACACAACAAAAACCAAATGATACAAAAAACAATAATTGACCTTGCGGTATCTCTTGCGACGAATAGCTTCAACTTCAAAGAAGCCATCATCAAGAGATAGACCTGTTTCAAGTTCAGGATCATCAGCCCCATTTTCtgattcatcatcttcatcttcttcttctttttcatCTTCATAATCTGATACCTCTTTTTCCACCTCGGAATTTTCCTTTTCAGCAAAAGAATCATTTCCACCTCCTTCAATTTCTTCAACAGCATCAGCAACAACGTAATCCACAGCTGGAACAACGTTCGGAACATCcaaggttgttgttgttgtagtcTTCACACCTTCTTCACCCTTCATTACaaataccaaaaaaaaaaacaattaagaatCTTTTAGAAAAAACAGAGTAACAACTTCAGAACATGATGATGATCATCATGAGAAACAGGAAAAAGTGTGTGTGGAGTGAAAATGTGAAACTGAGTTGTAAATGAATGAATCTATTGCAAAATCCATTGTTGTGTTTAATTTAACGCTCTTTCTCCTTTCGtctgtttttttcttctttctctGTCCTTTTCTCATCTTTTGTTATTTTCTTTACTTATAATTTTTTTTTCGGTTTTTAAGGATTTTGTTTTTTCAGAATGTTTCTGTCTCGATTTTATTACAAAATGTTTAGAAAATTTGTGTTCCCGAATTCGTCAGATCAAGATAGATTTtaaaaatttaaagatttaatACGTGTTTAATCTCTAATTAATTAAGACGGGCATTTTTAAATAATAGATATATAAGTTTTTAGAAtactttaaatattttttaaatattttaaaagattaattcaaataatattaaacaaatatataaaaatattttataaactAATATAAATAAAGTGACAACACAACAGATAAGGTTAAATACACGTGTGAATTAACtttatattttcttttatatttaCAAATGAATGGTTTTAAGCTTTAGTCAATAAAAATGTAAATTTTAGTCATCAAACTAGttgataaaaaataaataataatacaTACTTATTTAGTAAATATTTATAAAAgttaatatttaatatttattaagaaaattttgatttttatcttttttttaaattcatttataggaaaatataaaaataattttaattgaTTGTTATTTATGTAGAAAAAAAAGACAAAACAAGTTAAATATAATTAATAGTTAATTTTactttaaaaaatatatattcttagaataaaatatttaaataaaataaagttgAATTGTTTTACTTATAATTTATAATAAGAAAAATGTgtatttttaaatatatatatatatatatatatatatatatatatatatatcacttTTCATTTGCAATATTTTATGCACCTTcaaatatttttatttgaaaaactaTAATTAAAATATGAGATTAATTATTATAtactgtcagtgtaaaaaatCTTACACCGTCGATTtatcaccatcatccgtttgtattactttatagatttttaaaataaaaatcaaacttcttttaatatccgacgtctatgattaactgatgatgtaaaatcattttacactgtcagtgtatttcagTTAAACTcttaaaatatttataaaaaaaaactaaagGAAAAAATATATTCTATCAATTGAACAAATACATTTGTTTATTGCTTTCCTCTTTTAAACCACTACCTTAGCCCATAGTAAACTAGAATATTCAAGTcttatttttaataaataataagaagaagaaaaaccATCAAGATAAGAACAAGTATTTAAAGTAAATAGTTTTAAATATTATCACAGCGTTTTATGAGTTGGAATATAAGATATATTGAATGAactataaaataaaaaattaataattaatgGTGTATTAAAAGTATTTTCTAACTTTTATTGAAACTAGTAATAGTTTTTTTTGGGTACAATGAAACTAGTAATAGTTATCTAGtcttaaataaaataatatatgtcaaaataaatttttatttgttagtcaaaaaatatatttattttataatataaAGAAATTGTTTTAAATTGTTAGTCTTTTTAATCTATTTTTTATCACTTTTATATGttaataaatattatttttaattagtTAGTCCATATAAAAATTTAAAACAATTACAAAAACTTAATTGTTAAGTATAACATCAAAATATTGTTGGTGGGATGATTAAATAAATTTGTATTTATTAAATTAATTCAATTTAAACAAATATATCTTAATTTATGTGATGAAATTCGGGTCACTTTACTAATTGACAAAAAAAGAAAATATGGTTCAActatatttaaataaaattataaaatcataaaaatgaaTCTTATTTAAGAAAATCAACATATTACTTAAACAACTTGGAAAATGAAAAATTATATCTTGGATCTTGCAAATCTACACATCAAATTTTTTAAAATGTGTAATTTTCATCACCATAAATTAAATTACTTGAATAAATGTTTTATACATTTTAAATTgaataaaatgtaaaataaataaaaaataacaagatacaataagaagaagaagaaaagaataAAACTTTACCTTGTGAAGTTTAGCTTGGAGTTCATATAGATCTTTATCTATAGCATCATCAGCACCATCTAGGTGCCCTCCACTCTGATCCATAGCATCATCAACATCATTAATTTGCCCTTCACTTTGGTCTATAGCATCACCAACACCACCTTCTTCCCCTTCACTTTGGTCCATAGCATCACCAACACCACTTTGGCCTATAGCATCAAACAATACATCTAGATTTGTTCTCCTATGTCCACCCTTCATTATAGTgccaaaataaaataaaataattatattaGAGACAAATGCACAAAATCACATAGTATATCTATTTATTATATGATATGTCACAAAATTTCATACTTCTTTTTTCTATATTTATCTAATATTAGTAAAAATTTGTACAAGATACGTATTAATAAGAAATTTTACCTGTGTGAAAGGTTCTTCGTTTACTAAATTTTTCATATTCTCTCGTTCAACAAAATAATCGTCTTTGTTGTTATCTTCGTTCATTTTGTTTTCAGTAATGTTAAAAACGTTGCGAGACGTTTTTAAACACGTTATGATAGTGTTAAAATGTAAAATGAAACGACGCGTCTGCTCCGTATCGCGTTATAAATAAAAAGCGAAATAGTGCGTCTATTATGAATTAAAGTTATGTAAAAACCatccatttattttaattatttctttTATCCCTTTTGTCTACTTTTACGTTTTGCgaaattttttattatttcccttttatttatattttataaaataaaaagttataatttttcttatttttgaGTTTTCGCTTTTTGAGAATTTGCTTTCCCTCCCGTACCGCCaattgtttttcaaaatatttatttCAGGTTTGATCatttatattttatatatttcTTTAAAAGTTATAATTTATATATACACAAcaattaaatataatatttattttttaattgaaaaaatCATCGATTTCATTCATGTAAATAATAATTTTGGtctaaataaaaaaatattaataatgtTTATGTTTAATATCTTTTTTAATCTCGTATTTTAATTTTATGGTTTATTTTGGTTTCTTAATTTAAAAAACAATCATATTGATTATTAATTCTTCAAAACGTATTGTGTTAGTCTTTTACGTATAATTAgtcataaaaaattcataaattaaTAACTAAATTCATCGCTTATTAGATCATTGTATATTTTAAAAAGTTAAAGGATCAatacataattttttttaaattaagaaagcaaaataaacactaaaattaatataaataacAAAAAATATACTAAAACTAATACTTATTTGTATTTTACCAATTTGAATTACATGTGTCTatgatgattttttttaaaataagaTGTTAAAGATAAAAATAGagtatatttattattataatttattattataaaaatttaattatatttttatttctctattttattttatttattaaatagTCTTTAAactttaaattcaaataattttagTCTTTTTCTTAAACTTTGCACACTCAAAATTGATATCCATTTTTAATGATGTATAACCCTATATTTTATctttgaaattttacatgtttCGCAAGTGATACAATATTAAAAAGAGTATAAAAATGATCAAATTTAACTAAAAAAATATGAAAAGTGGATTAATATTTGAAAAAGATGAATTAAAGTGGGAAAGTGTTAATAATCACATTTTACAACCATCAAATTCAAATTTTACATCTTTAGACAACGTGTATCATTGAgatatatttaaaaataattcaattttaaaaaataaaataattaaaaataggACTTTTATAGTTGTTTGAATGCATGAACaaataattaatataaaatagATAAGAATGTTGGGTGAGttattttccttttaaaaatATACCTTtcaatttaattaatatttttatttactCCAGTCAACTTAAATATAGATGCAAAGtttaatatataaatatatattttttttaaatgggAATATCATAAATATCAATATAATAGGTTGATAATAAAAAACTActagttttttctttttttaattgaTTTCTAGTTAGTTGCAATGAATTTGACCATTTAAtaaaatgaatatatatatatatatatatatatatatatatataatatatatatatatatatatatatatatatatatatatatatatatatatatatatatataatatttttatttgttatcaatgtttttatttttaattgatttaatggTCAATACATACTTATCTAAATATTTATAAGGAAAGAAAAATATTATGATACAAATTCAAATCCAAAATTACACATAAAATATACACACTACCAAACCAAGAAAATAAAATTGATTCAAATTGTCTTTTTAAAACGacataatatatatattaaaatgaATAAAGGAAATATTCCTATATTATATTTGTTACATCattccaaaataaaaaattaaCACTTATAcaattaaatataatatttataaaaCAAATATGCAATGAAAAACACGATTTTTTTCCTCATATACCTcacattttttttaaaattctcAAAATAATTCAGTTTTCAAACAATTTTTCAAACTATCCCAGTTTAAAAAAAAATGTTAAGGCGTGGGTGTCATACCAattggcgcctacccttaatttttaagagggggcgccaattGAGTTGGCTATAGCACATGGTGATGCCAATTTAATTGACGCTCATGTATACTAAatgagaggaggcgccaattggtctggcgcctcaatgtaatatacaattttttttgtataaatagaggtgttgtgtgattcatttttccacatctctttTCATCATATTGCAAATATGTTTCGTATTCGTCGCCGCTATCGAAAAttgatttattcgagagacaagtCTCCGATGGAGATGCTCTTTTGGAACATCTGTCATTTTGATCAACTAAAGAGGGAGATGGTTCattggttagatggaaaaataccagaaggagaaaaaattagaagtattgagagactcgatgGTGTATTTGGTTGGGTGCGAGTAAAAACTGATAAagatgctagggaaatgatgtttggactagatgacatcagtttgattgttgtaatcaattagaaatgttgtttttaaatgttgtggTTAAGTACTTTCATCTGTTTCGatatttgttgtttgtgttatttatttagACTTGTTCGATTTTAAGTGTGCTTATTTACCACAACCTGTTCACATTCCCGTACacacaaaagtaagttcttaacaATGTACTATATTTACTTGTtttaccgattattatctctaaataatatatttacttttatggtgcagatggttggcacatggtatgagttacaacagatatcctagacactgtattacccagtatcgcaatctcttAGTTTATCTTCGACCAACAGATGTATTCCTATTAACCTaattaattcataataatttgttaatttcttctaacaaatttataatctaatatatgttcacatttcagttcatttggcgttcacatctaaacttggatcatgaccatgaaatcaacggACAAGACGCAGccgtttggactgcatgcacaccgatcataagattcaccaaTGTGGAGATACACCATAGTGatcgtgttaaattgcagttcggtatgcttcaacacatctcAGATCTCCCGACAAACCTCGGAAAATAGCATATACGGAAAGTTAACGACCAATGAAACTTTAACCCttggcaaagcttcgctagatctgagtgtcgaaaatggaagcactgacaagaccatgtcttaactgatgTTGTGATGCCAACCGAACAAAAACCAagtcgtaattatatggcttggtacagatcggttggatttgagttcctcgccgaggatatgtacctatacgacccacgccaggtAACTTACACACAAGAATGTTCAACATCTAACCCTTAACAACATTGTCAGGCCGGTTACTCACAATCCCCTATCCATCAAAATTTCTgatccacaaacacacaaacctaCGACCCTAACATGCCAAACACACAACCataataccaagagcataccaTGTAGCACCACCAACAAGTAGATCATAATCAAGACACACAACATCGCTATGCACtcaacacatcaccctaccatagtcgccttagccaaaacacccaacgatcatttaacaccaactGTCCCTCCTCCTATTATAGCTAAGAAgctcaaacatcacaaaaccaaaacatgcaacaacgatgtggctaccaaacaccacaacaatcattttagcatttcctcgatgcatcattcacaccaatgcCGCCCTTCAATCGTCTTGGTCGCCCTCCAATAACTCAAGCACAGCCCAACTACTCTAGCATGGGTCACGAACTCAGCTATGGTGGTAGCGCTTTATTGCATACACAATACTACGCGAATTTGTCTGAATATCTTAGGCAATCTCCTGCAGGTGGTGTTGATGTTCCTAGGCCCTTGGATACTCAAACACCTagggtgaatcatcaacgtgggttagggtcACGCGTTCaggtagctaggggatgtgggaccggaggttGGTTAGGTTATCCCGGTCTTTTTGTGTAAAtgcatattaatattaatatcaattggtctgatttcgacttttatctaaaatgtaaattatttttcaaaaaaattatgaacacacataggtgtcagaccaattggcgcctcctttatAAATTTACACACATGCGCCAATTGAATTGGCAGCACTAGGTGcactagccaatccaattggcgccacctCTCTAAGTCAAAGAGCAgacgccaattcatctggcgccaCCTCTTCAAAGTGGGGTACTTTGGGAAGTAATCTGAAAAGTGGGTTAGTTTGGgattatttttttgaaaaattgggTTATTTGGATAAAAAATTCGAAAAACACCACTCATCATTTGAAAAAgataaaatatattttaattgtaatttttttttaatttaaagaaCCTTACATATTTCAAAAAAGAAAAGGGACAATCAACGGGGCAAAACCCTCTCAAAAGTTACAAAATATAGGCATCCTTATCTATGTATGCATTAGAGAAAGAACAACGAAGGGAGGAATTGAATTCCAAAGCAAAGGATGGGTAGAAGACAATGCAACCGACCTCAGCTTATCTGCGCATTGGCTGCCTTCACGAAAGATATAAGGGATAAAAACTGCATATTTTTTATCTTAGTCTTACAATTTAACCATCTCGTGTGAAGGTTACAGGGTGTCTTCCATGGCCAGTGGACAAGAGAAGAATTAGACTCGAGCCATATATTTGACCAACTAAATTTAACATGTCTGCTCTGATCGCCCAAGGTATGATTGCGGTTGCCCCTACCCATTATTTTGTCCTCATTCATAAACAGTTTATCATCGTTCTGTCGGATCCGGACAGAGTAGTTATCACTGATTGTGCGAATTGGCTGTATGTGAGCACCGATCCCGATGCAGATGAGGGCCACGGCACTGACCATTTTTATGCAGGTGACCAATTTGTAGATGACCAGGAAGAAGAACGAGAAGAAGAATACCCTCAAGCACCGCCTGAGCAGTTTGTTCCACAACCTCAGGAACCCACCCAACAGGCAGAAGGTTCCtcatcttggtcaactgaccaatggGGCTGGATACAGACCGAAATAAGTGACTTGAGGGCTGAACAACAAAggcaaggcatcgagcaagcccgtcagggAGCGAGGTTGGACGACATGAGCAGTATGATGCGACAattgatgttgcatttcccgcaaCCGCCTCCTCAGTAGGACTCTGTAAGTTCCCTCCTCCGCGCTTGTTCGCAAACATCgtggacaatgttgagttcaagtgtgggggagattttatgtcttttatttgaattgtttgagttatttttactttttaatttGGTAGTGAATCTGTCTATTAAATGTACATTATGCTGCAAGTGTGTGTGTCAAGTTTGTGTTAACAGGTTGGAAAAGTAATGATCACAAGTGCGAAGTGGATGAAAgatcacaccactcaccatggcttgttgtgaagaatctccccagaaagtgacactgctgaaaataaagatcggacgcaacgtaCACAGCTTAATCGACACAAGTATCCTGCACATTCCGAAGTAAGGAAGCAATTGCACCAAATTAAGAGGCactgtggatcctgtcaaagctgaACCAAACCCAGTGAGTCAGAAAAGAccaaacacattaatcatcatgagcgtcattcaggtttgtctttatcactcttaatttgcgtagactctctgggactgtcactgcatgatccacacactgaggcacgttgtttgtaattaaccccgagcctttctagccatcccgcATTATTATATCCTtcgttaaccccatttgagcctatatccattttttttgtttaGAACACCATGAATGTAACCATTGGCCAAAAAAACTTCCTCACCCTGCTCAGAGTCATGAGAATATATTCCAAttgtgttgaaaagctaagtttggggtaaaaaccccaaaagctctcaAAGCCCTAGAAAAGTGCAAAAataagagaaaaagaaaaagtgatgaatcgagaaaaagaaagaaaaataaaaaatcaaatacTCGATGATTCAAAAGAAAGAAGCACGAAAAAGGGTAGTCGGTAAAAATtcaagaaataagaaaagaaaaccgaggaaataaaagaagccaacacaggatgtaacatcgactctgaGCCAAAAGCCCCTTGTTGTCCTTTTTTTGTgaatccataccctaacccaagccaagctacaaccttaaagacctcaaaagtgtgtgtgttatatgtaggtgatgagaaaagagagactattcaaacttgtgagtgatattgcatactttgaattatgagtgtaaacagttaaccccgagagaattggtgagcGTGTGAAATAAGCTAacaggtgaaacggtgctttAAAGTGGAAGTGTGAATGATGACTTACGAAGATGGGTAGGACTTGTGGAAGGAAAGGGGAAGACGTTTGCGAATGATCTCAGTAGTGGTGGAAAGCATAAAGAATTCTGGGGAGTGATACcgaaacattacttgggacaagcaatgagctatgtttggggttgtgatcagtcaccatttatagtaagttttcattactgatccgatGCAAAACATAGacatttgacacactgtgcacgcatttaaggtacaattcgagtAGTTTTACTTCTGTTATGT includes:
- the LOC127076596 gene encoding uncharacterized protein LOC127076596 isoform X6, which encodes MNEDNNKDDYFVERENMKNLVNEEPFTQGGHRRTNLDVLFDAIGQSGVGDAMDQSEGEEGGVGDAIDQSEGQINDVDDAMDQSGGHLDGADDAIDKDLYELQAKLHKGEEGVKTTTTTTLDVPNVVPAVDYVVADAVEEIEGGGNDSFAEKENSEVEKEVSDYEDEKEEEDEDDESENGADDPELETGLSLDDGFFEVEAIRRKRYRKGKLEYFVKWMGWEESANTWEPRDNLVALPDIVQAFEEGLKSTPHQKRKRKQSSNSAKLNKRVERSATPYSLRSIKTSTTHSKASISNSKPATPYSLRSIKTSTKNSKAANSNSKPATPLNEQPSIPDIPAFPQTVLFADEVENYGDGSSLEKVNHANDDMSVDPPEEVPQNKSDPKLTPNTEENESDDPKLTSNIEENKSDDPKLTSNIDENKSGDPKLTPNVEENKSDDPKLTPNIEENKSGRRLTRNNKKNKTGPKLTRNNKEIKSGPKLTRNNKEYKSDKLTPSIEENKSASKLTRNNKENKSDPKLTPNLEENKSDPKLTPNLEENKSDPKLTPNLEEKESDPKLTPNIEENKPDPKLTQNNNENKSDPKLTPNIEEKESDPKLTPNIEENKSDPKLTPNIEENKSDPKLTPNKEENESDPKLSELKATATNGNSAGNLAIQFEEAVTPPVKPHMNEQPNAVFTEAITKKTTGSAEPVQTGSARSGTRRRKTTAVKRFTRASLASKTGNAGVSDIAAPSSHTVTEPVKPGSDIVEIVKPVGYSAAEASTNQEASVTFKVKS
- the LOC127076596 gene encoding uncharacterized protein LOC127076596 isoform X5, which codes for MNEDNNKDDYFVERENMKNLVNEEPFTQGGHRRTNLDVLFDAIGQSGVGDAMDQSEGEEGGVGDAIDQSEGQINDVDDAMDQSGGHLDGADDAIDKDLYELQAKLHKGEEGVKTTTTTTLDVPNVVPAVDYVVADAVEEIEGGGNDSFAEKENSEVEKEVSDYEDEKEEEDEDDESENGADDPELETGLSLDDGFFEVEAIRRKRYRKGKLEYFVKWMGWEESANTWEPRDNLVALPDIVQAFEEGLKSTPHQKRKRKQSSNSAKLNKRVERSATPYSLRSIKTSTTHSKASISNSKPATPYSLRSIKTSTKNSKAANSNSKPATPLNEQPSIPDIPAFPQTVLFADEVENYGDGSSLEKVNHANDDMSVDPPEEVPQNKSDPKLTPNTEENESDDPKLTSNIEENKSDDPKLTSNIDENKSGDPKLTPNVEENKSDDPKLTPNIEENKSGRRLTRNNKKNKTGPKLTRNNKEIKSGPKLTRNNKEYKSDKLTPSIEENKSASKLTRNNKENKSDPKLTPNLEENKSDPKLTPNLEENKSDPKLTPNLEEKESDPKLTPNIEENKPDPKLTQNNNENKSDPKLTPNIEEKESDPKLTPNIEENKSDPKLTPNIEENKSDPKLTPNKEENESDPKLSELKATATNGNSAGNLAIQFEEAVTPPVKPHMNEQPNAVFTEAITKKTTGSAEPVQTGSARSGTRRRKTTAVKRFTRASLASKTGNAGVSDIAAPSSHTVTEPVKPGSDIVEIVKPVGYSAAEASTNQEASVTFKVKREK
- the LOC127076596 gene encoding uncharacterized protein LOC127076596 isoform X1 — protein: MNEDNNKDDYFVERENMKNLVNEEPFTQGGHRRTNLDVLFDAIGQSGVGDAMDQSEGEEGGVGDAIDQSEGQINDVDDAMDQSGGHLDGADDAIDKDLYELQAKLHKGEEGVKTTTTTTLDVPNVVPAVDYVVADAVEEIEGGGNDSFAEKENSEVEKEVSDYEDEKEEEDEDDESENGADDPELETGLSLDDGFFEVEAIRRKRYRKGKLEYFVKWMGWEESANTWEPRDNLVALPDIVQAFEEGLKSTPHQKRKRKQSSNSAKLNKRVERSATPYSLRSIKTSTTHSKASISNSKPATPYSLRSIKTSTKNSKAANSNSKPATPLNEQPSIPDIPAFPQTVLFADEVENYGDGSSLEKVNHANDDMSVDPPEEVPQNKSDPKLTPNTEENESDDPKLTSNIEENKSDDPKLTSNIDENKSGDPKLTPNVEENKSDDPKLTPNIEENKSGRRLTRNNKKNKTGPKLTRNNKEIKSGPKLTRNNKEYKSDKLTPSIEENKSASKLTRNNKENKSDPKLTPNLEENKSDPKLTPNLEENKSDPKLTPNLEEKESDPKLTPNIEENKPDPKLTQNNNENKSDPKLTPNIEEKESDPKLTPNIEENKSDPKLTPNIEENKSDPKLTPNKEENESDPKLSELKATATNGNSAGNLAIQFEEAVTPPVKPHMNEQPNAVFTEAITKKTTGSAEPVQTGSARSGTRRRKTTAVKRFTRASLASKTGNAGVSDIAAPSSHTVTEPVKPGSDIVEIVKPVGYSAAEASTNQEASVTFKVKRSDGSEVIVDNNYLKTNHPILLIDYYEQHLQYSPKPS
- the LOC127076596 gene encoding uncharacterized protein LOC127076596 isoform X7, which gives rise to MNEDNNKDDYFVERENMKNLVNEEPFTQGGHRRTNLDVLFDAIGQSGVGDAMDQSEGEEGGVGDAIDQSEGQINDVDDAMDQSGGHLDGADDAIDKDLYELQAKLHKGEEGVKTTTTTTLDVPNVVPAVDYVVADAVEEIEGGGNDSFAEKENSEVEKEVSDYEDEKEEEDEDDESENGADDPELETGLSLDDGFFEVEAIRRKRYRKGKLEYFVKWMGWEESANTWEPRDNLVALPDIVQAFEEGLKSTPHQKRKRKQSSNSAKLNKRVERSATPYSLRSIKTSTTHSKASISNSKPATPYSLRSIKTSTKNSKAANSNSKPATPLNEQPSIPDIPAFPQTVLFADEVENYGDGSSLEKVNHANDDMSVDPPEEVPQNKSDPKLTPNTEENESDDPKLTSNIEENKSDDPKLTSNIDENKSGDPKLTPNVEENKSDDPKLTPNIEENKSGRRLTRNNKKNKTGPKLTRNNKEIKSGPKLTRNNKEYKSDKLTPSIEENKSASKLTRNNKENKSDPKLTPNLEENKSDPKLTPNLEENKSDPKLTPNIEENKSDPKLTPNIEENKSDPKLTPNKEENESDPKLSELKATATNGNSAGNLAIQFEEAVTPPVKPHMNEQPNAVFTEAITKKTTGSAEPVQTGSARSGTRRRKTTAVKRFTRASLASKTGNAGVSDIAAPSSHTVTEPVKPGSDIVEIVKPVGYSAAEASTNQEASVTFKVKRSDGSEVIVDNNYLKTNHPILLIDYYEQHLQYSPKPS
- the LOC127076596 gene encoding uncharacterized protein LOC127076596 isoform X4: MNEDNNKDDYFVERENMKNLVNEEPFTQGGHRRTNLDVLFDAIGQSGVGDAMDQSEGEEGGVGDAIDQSEGQINDVDDAMDQSGGHLDGADDAIDKDLYELQAKLHKGEEGVKTTTTTTLDVPNVVPAVDYVVADAVEEIEGGGNDSFAEKENSEVEKEVSDYEDEKEEEDEDDESENGADDPELETGLSLDDGFFEVEAIRRKRYRKGKLEYFVKWMGWEESANTWEPRDNLVALPDIVQAFEEGLKSTPHQKRKRKQSSNSAKLNKRVERSATPYSLRSIKTSTTHSKASISNSKPATPYSLRSIKTSTKNSKAANSNSKPATPLNEQPSIPDIPAFPQTVLFADEVENYGDGSSLEKVNHANDDMSVDPPEEVPQNKSDPKLTPNTEENESDDPKLTSNIEENKSDDPKLTSNIDENKSGDPKLTPNVEENKSDDPKLTPNIEENKSGRRLTRNNKKNKTGPKLTRNNKEIKSGPKLTRNNKEYKSDKLTPSIEENKSASKLTRNNKENKSDPKLTPNLEENKSDPKLTPNLEENKSDPKLTPNIEENKPDPKLTQNNNENKSDPKLTPNIEEKESDPKLTPNIEENKSDPKLTPNIEENKSDPKLTPNKEENESDPKLSELKATATNGNSAGNLAIQFEEAVTPPVKPHMNEQPNAVFTEAITKKTTGSAEPVQTGSARSGTRRRKTTAVKRFTRASLASKTGNAGVSDIAAPSSHTVTEPVKPGSDIVEIVKPVGYSAAEASTNQEASVTFKVKRSDGSEVIVDNNYLKTNHPILLIDYYEQHLQYSPKPS